In Massilistercora timonensis, the following are encoded in one genomic region:
- a CDS encoding alpha-glucosidase yields the protein MERKWWQDKIVYQIYPKSFQDTNGDGIGDLRGILDRLDYLKELGVDLIWLSPVYQSPFVDQGYDISDYYRIAEEFGTMEDFDLLVEEAKKRGMGIVMDLVVNHCSDRHEWFQKALADPEGEYGDYFYFRKGRDGRAPSNYRSYFGGSAWEPVPGTDYYYFHAFAKEQPDLNWENPVVREKIYEMVNWWLDKGIAGFRIDAIINIKKDLNFPSFPPDGPDGLCQVTKMVEQARGIGAFLGELRDRTFAPHHAFTVGEVFNVGEDKLEEFVGENGYFCTMFDFAPHILTQGEHGWYDAPALEFDKWRDTIYQSQTAHQGKVFLSNIIENHDEPRGASRYLPEHARNEAGVKMLGTVSVLLAGIPFIYQGQEIGMTNCRMERLEEYDDLDTRNQYHLALEKGCTPAEAMEACYRNSRDNARTPMQWDGSRNAGFTDGTPWLKVNENYRAINVAAQEQDPDSVLAYYRKLIALRKSEAWKETFVYGDFAPAYEEEKDLFAFKRSGGGKTALILANFGKEAVELNLEEKVEQVLLANLGTPHREGTRLFLRPCETVVLQVS from the coding sequence ATGGAAAGAAAATGGTGGCAGGATAAGATCGTATATCAGATTTACCCCAAAAGTTTCCAGGATACCAACGGAGACGGGATCGGAGATCTGCGGGGGATCCTTGACAGGCTGGACTATCTGAAAGAGCTGGGGGTGGACCTGATCTGGCTCTCTCCCGTCTATCAGTCGCCTTTTGTAGATCAGGGATATGACATCTCAGATTATTACCGGATCGCGGAAGAGTTCGGGACCATGGAAGACTTTGATCTTCTGGTAGAAGAGGCGAAGAAGCGGGGCATGGGCATTGTGATGGACCTGGTGGTGAACCACTGCTCAGACCGGCATGAATGGTTCCAGAAGGCCCTGGCGGACCCGGAGGGAGAGTACGGGGATTATTTCTATTTCCGGAAGGGAAGAGACGGCAGGGCGCCCAGCAATTACCGGTCTTATTTCGGCGGCAGCGCCTGGGAGCCAGTGCCGGGTACAGACTACTATTATTTCCACGCATTTGCCAAGGAGCAGCCGGATCTTAACTGGGAGAATCCGGTGGTGCGGGAGAAGATCTATGAGATGGTGAACTGGTGGCTTGATAAAGGGATCGCGGGATTTCGTATTGACGCCATCATCAACATCAAGAAGGACTTAAATTTCCCCAGTTTCCCGCCGGACGGGCCGGACGGGCTGTGCCAGGTGACGAAGATGGTGGAACAGGCCAGGGGCATCGGCGCCTTCCTGGGCGAACTGCGGGACCGTACCTTTGCGCCCCATCATGCCTTTACCGTGGGGGAAGTCTTCAACGTGGGGGAGGACAAGCTGGAAGAATTTGTGGGGGAAAACGGGTATTTCTGCACCATGTTTGATTTCGCGCCCCACATACTGACTCAGGGGGAGCATGGCTGGTATGACGCGCCGGCGCTGGAGTTTGATAAATGGCGGGATACCATTTACCAGTCCCAGACGGCCCATCAGGGGAAGGTGTTCCTCTCCAATATTATTGAGAATCACGATGAGCCCCGGGGCGCCAGCCGGTATCTGCCGGAGCACGCCAGAAATGAAGCGGGGGTTAAAATGCTGGGAACTGTGAGTGTGCTGCTGGCCGGGATCCCCTTTATCTATCAGGGGCAGGAGATCGGCATGACCAACTGCCGGATGGAGCGCCTGGAAGAATATGACGACCTGGATACCAGGAATCAGTACCACCTGGCGCTGGAGAAGGGATGTACGCCGGCGGAGGCCATGGAGGCCTGCTACCGGAACAGCCGGGACAACGCTCGGACGCCTATGCAGTGGGACGGCAGCAGGAACGCAGGCTTCACCGACGGGACTCCCTGGCTGAAGGTAAATGAGAATTACCGGGCCATCAACGTGGCGGCCCAGGAGCAGGATCCGGATTCAGTCCTTGCCTACTACCGGAAGCTGATCGCCCTCAGAAAAAGCGAGGCGTGGAAGGAGACCTTTGTCTACGGAGACTTTGCGCCTGCCTATGAGGAAGAGAAGGATCTCTTTGCCTTCAAAAGGAGCGGCGGCGGGAAGACGGCGCTGATCCTGGCAAATTTTGGAAAAGAGGCTGTGGAGCTTAACCTGGAAGAGAAGGTGGAACAGGTGCTTCTTGCCAATCTGGGGACTCCCCACCGGGAAGGAACCCGTCTTTTCCTCCGTCCCTGCGAGACGGTGGTGCTCCAGGTATCTTAA
- a CDS encoding sugar O-acetyltransferase — protein sequence MTDKELMLAGKLYNPAGDPQLKEDFMRARRLTRLFNSLSEEEMDRRMAVIKELFGSTGEWVHVEQTFHCDYGCHIHVGEDFYANYDCTIIDVCEVRIGDNVFLAPKVGIYTAGHPIDAGVRNSGLEFGAPVTIGDNVWIGGNAVINPGVTIGSNVVIGSGSVVTKDIPDNVIAVGNPCRVLREITREDRDYWEEKKREYKEVMGPG from the coding sequence ATGACAGACAAAGAGCTGATGCTGGCGGGAAAACTCTATAATCCTGCCGGGGATCCCCAGCTGAAGGAAGATTTTATGAGGGCCCGCAGGCTGACCCGGCTTTTTAATTCCCTGTCGGAAGAGGAAATGGACCGGCGGATGGCGGTCATCAAAGAACTTTTTGGCTCTACCGGAGAGTGGGTGCACGTGGAGCAGACCTTCCACTGTGACTATGGCTGTCACATCCATGTGGGGGAGGACTTTTACGCCAATTATGACTGCACCATCATCGATGTGTGCGAAGTGCGCATAGGGGACAATGTGTTCCTGGCGCCTAAAGTAGGGATCTACACGGCGGGCCATCCCATCGACGCCGGCGTGCGCAATTCCGGTCTGGAATTTGGCGCGCCTGTTACCATCGGGGACAATGTGTGGATCGGCGGGAACGCGGTGATCAATCCGGGGGTCACCATTGGGAGCAACGTGGTGATCGGTTCCGGGTCTGTGGTGACAAAGGACATACCGGACAATGTGATCGCCGTGGGCAATCCCTGCCGGGTGCTGCGGGAGATCACCCGGGAGGACCGGGATTACTGGGAAGAGAAGAAACGAGAATATAAAGAGGTTATGGGGCCTGGCTAG
- the recA gene encoding recombinase RecA, protein MAGNEDKKKALDAAIAKLEKDFGKGTVMKLGDPAARVAVETVPTGSLSLDIALGLGGVPKGRIVEIYGPESSGKTTVALHMIAEVQKRGGIAGFIDAEHALDPVYAGNIGVDIDELYISQPDSGDQALEIAETMVRSGAIDIIVIDSVAALVPRQEIEGDMGDSHVGLQARLMSQALRKLTPVISKSNCVVIFINQLREKVGVMFGNPETTTGGRALKFYSSIRMDVRRTETLKQGGEMVGNRTRVKIVKNKIAPPFKEAEFDIMFGKGISREGDILDLAVNLGLIGKSGAWFSYNGEKIGQGRENAKLYLAEHPELLEEMEQKIRAHYHFNGAGAEDAAAEGAAAKDAAREK, encoded by the coding sequence ATGGCAGGAAATGAAGATAAGAAGAAGGCATTGGATGCAGCGATCGCGAAGCTGGAGAAGGATTTTGGCAAGGGCACGGTGATGAAGCTGGGAGACCCGGCGGCCAGAGTGGCGGTGGAGACGGTTCCCACCGGTTCCCTGAGCCTGGATATCGCCCTGGGACTTGGAGGCGTTCCCAAGGGAAGGATCGTGGAGATCTACGGGCCGGAGTCCAGTGGTAAGACCACGGTGGCCCTTCATATGATCGCAGAGGTACAGAAGAGAGGCGGCATCGCGGGCTTTATTGACGCGGAGCACGCCCTGGATCCGGTTTATGCCGGGAATATCGGCGTGGATATTGACGAATTATATATCTCCCAGCCGGACAGCGGAGACCAGGCCCTGGAGATCGCGGAGACCATGGTCCGCTCCGGCGCCATCGACATCATTGTCATCGACTCGGTGGCGGCCCTGGTGCCCCGCCAGGAGATCGAGGGAGATATGGGAGATTCCCATGTGGGATTGCAGGCGAGGCTGATGTCCCAGGCCCTGCGGAAGCTGACCCCGGTGATCAGCAAGTCCAACTGCGTGGTGATCTTTATCAACCAGCTCCGTGAGAAGGTAGGCGTGATGTTCGGAAACCCGGAGACCACCACAGGCGGACGGGCGCTGAAGTTCTATTCATCCATCCGGATGGATGTGCGCCGGACCGAGACTTTGAAGCAGGGCGGCGAGATGGTGGGGAACCGGACCCGGGTGAAGATCGTGAAGAATAAGATCGCGCCTCCGTTCAAAGAGGCGGAATTCGATATCATGTTTGGCAAGGGGATCTCCAGGGAGGGAGATATCCTGGATCTGGCGGTGAATCTGGGGCTGATCGGCAAGAGCGGCGCCTGGTTCTCCTACAACGGGGAGAAGATCGGCCAGGGCCGGGAGAATGCCAAGCTCTATCTGGCAGAGCATCCGGAGCTTCTGGAGGAGATGGAGCAGAAGATCCGGGCACACTATCACTTCAACGGGGCAGGCGCGGAAGACGCTGCAGCAGAAGGCGCGGCGGCAAAGGACGCCGCCAGGGAGAAGTAA
- a CDS encoding regulatory protein RecX has protein sequence MVITEVEPLSRTRYKVYIDGKFAFVLYKGDLARYHLARGCEIPEETCRQIRREVVLKRAKMRALHLLNDMGRTEAQLRAKLRQNHYTEEIVEETLAYVKSFGYVNDGAYARNFIETRKGQKSRREIYARLCEKGISREEIEAAMEECYSGEDSREAIRELLRKKGWNPEGMDEKERRKMLGFLTRKGFSYEDIRQVIQVSEWNA, from the coding sequence ATGGTCATAACAGAAGTGGAGCCCCTTTCCAGGACCCGGTATAAGGTCTATATAGACGGGAAATTCGCCTTTGTGTTATACAAAGGGGATCTGGCAAGATATCATCTGGCCAGAGGGTGTGAGATCCCGGAGGAGACCTGCCGGCAGATCCGCAGGGAAGTGGTGCTAAAGCGGGCCAAGATGCGGGCGCTCCACCTTTTGAACGACATGGGGCGGACAGAGGCCCAGCTTCGGGCCAAGCTCAGGCAGAACCACTATACGGAAGAGATCGTAGAGGAGACCCTGGCCTATGTGAAGTCCTTTGGCTATGTTAACGACGGGGCTTATGCCCGGAATTTCATTGAGACAAGGAAGGGCCAGAAGAGCCGACGGGAGATCTATGCCAGGCTTTGCGAGAAAGGGATCAGCAGGGAAGAGATCGAGGCTGCCATGGAGGAGTGCTACTCCGGGGAAGATTCCCGTGAGGCGATCCGGGAGCTTCTGAGGAAAAAGGGCTGGAACCCGGAGGGGATGGATGAGAAGGAACGCCGGAAAATGCTGGGGTTTCTTACCAGGAAGGGTTTTTCCTATGAGGATATCCGTCAAGTGATACAAGTTTCTGAGTGGAATGCTTGA
- the rny gene encoding ribonuclease Y, with product MILATAAISHFATVSSLKKNAESKIGNAESKAREIIDDAVKTAEAKKKESLLEIKEESIKNKNELEKETKERRAELQRYEKRVLSKEEALDKKSDAIERREAGFAAKEEQLRQREAKVEELSKQRVQELERISGLTSEQAKEYLLKTVEDDVKHDTAKMIKEMEAQAKEEADKKAKEYVVNAIQRCAADHVAETTISVVQLPSDEMKGRIIGREGRNIRTLETMTGVELIIDDTPEAVVLSGFDPIRREVARIALEKLIVDGRIHPARIEEMVEKAQKEVETMIREEGEAAALEVGVHGIHPELIKLLGRMKFRTSYGQNALKHSIEVAQLAGLLAGEIGLDVRVAKRAGLLHDIGKSIDHDVEGSHIQIGVDLCRKYKESATVINAVEAHHGDVEPQTLIACVVQAADTISAARPGARRETLETYTNRLKQLEDITNQFKGVDKSFAIQAGREIRVMVVPEHVSDADMVLMARDIAKQIECELEYPGQIKVNVIRESRVVDYAK from the coding sequence CTGATCCTGGCAACGGCAGCCATCAGTCATTTCGCCACGGTCTCCAGCCTGAAGAAGAACGCGGAATCCAAGATCGGAAACGCGGAAAGCAAGGCGAGAGAGATCATCGATGATGCGGTGAAGACGGCTGAGGCAAAGAAGAAGGAGTCTCTCTTGGAAATTAAGGAAGAGTCTATCAAGAATAAAAATGAACTTGAAAAAGAGACAAAGGAACGCAGAGCGGAGTTACAGCGCTATGAGAAACGCGTTCTTTCCAAGGAAGAGGCCTTAGACAAGAAGTCCGATGCCATTGAGCGGCGGGAAGCTGGTTTTGCGGCAAAAGAAGAACAGCTCAGACAGCGTGAAGCGAAAGTGGAAGAGCTGAGCAAGCAGCGTGTACAGGAACTGGAACGAATCTCAGGACTTACCTCCGAACAGGCAAAAGAGTATTTATTAAAAACTGTTGAAGACGATGTGAAACATGACACTGCTAAAATGATCAAGGAGATGGAAGCGCAGGCGAAGGAAGAGGCGGACAAGAAGGCCAAGGAATACGTGGTCAACGCGATCCAGCGGTGCGCGGCGGACCATGTGGCTGAGACCACGATCTCTGTAGTCCAGCTTCCAAGCGACGAGATGAAAGGAAGGATCATCGGACGAGAGGGACGGAACATCCGGACCCTTGAGACCATGACCGGCGTCGAACTGATCATTGACGATACACCGGAAGCGGTTGTGCTTTCCGGTTTCGATCCCATCAGAAGAGAAGTGGCGCGTATCGCCCTTGAGAAGCTGATCGTGGATGGAAGGATCCATCCTGCGCGGATCGAAGAGATGGTGGAAAAAGCGCAGAAAGAAGTCGAGACAATGATCCGGGAAGAAGGAGAGGCGGCAGCTCTCGAAGTCGGCGTTCACGGGATCCATCCGGAGCTTATCAAGCTCCTTGGACGGATGAAATTCCGGACCAGCTATGGTCAGAACGCGCTGAAGCATTCCATTGAGGTTGCGCAGCTTGCAGGACTTCTGGCCGGTGAGATCGGTCTGGACGTCAGAGTGGCGAAGCGGGCCGGACTTCTTCATGACATTGGCAAATCCATCGATCATGATGTAGAAGGATCACATATCCAGATCGGTGTCGATCTTTGCCGCAAGTACAAAGAATCGGCAACCGTTATCAACGCAGTAGAAGCACATCACGGTGATGTGGAACCGCAGACTCTGATCGCCTGCGTGGTCCAGGCGGCGGATACCATTTCCGCGGCGAGACCGGGCGCGAGAAGAGAGACGCTGGAGACATACACCAACAGGTTAAAACAGTTAGAGGATATCACCAATCAGTTTAAAGGTGTTGACAAATCTTTTGCAATTCAGGCGGGTAGAGAGATTCGTGTAATGGTAGTTCCAGAGCATGTATCTGATGCAGACATGGTATTGATGGCCAGAGATATCGCGAAGCAGATCGAGTGCGAACTCGAGTATCCTGGCCAGATCAAGGTCAATGTGATCCGGGAATCCCGGGTGGTTGACTATGCCAAGTAG
- a CDS encoding NUDIX hydrolase — translation MSENVKRVGRDLIYRGAIIEVYQDHMEFANGNKADWDYIHHDGAAAVVPVLEDGRILMVRQYRTALGREALEIPAGKLDGADEEGIVCAARELEEETGYRCENLEWLLTLRPTIAYCDEKIQIFLARDLIPSRQHLDEDEYVDVQPYDLEELKERIFAGQIEDAKTIAALLAYEAKYLRG, via the coding sequence ATGAGTGAGAATGTAAAGCGGGTGGGAAGAGACCTGATCTACCGGGGAGCCATCATTGAGGTCTATCAGGATCATATGGAGTTTGCCAACGGGAACAAGGCAGACTGGGATTATATCCACCATGACGGCGCGGCGGCTGTGGTTCCGGTGCTGGAGGACGGCCGGATCCTGATGGTGCGCCAGTACCGGACCGCCCTTGGGAGAGAGGCGCTGGAGATCCCGGCGGGAAAACTGGACGGGGCGGATGAAGAGGGCATTGTGTGCGCCGCAAGAGAGCTGGAGGAGGAGACGGGATACCGCTGTGAGAACCTGGAGTGGCTTCTTACCCTGCGGCCTACCATCGCTTACTGTGATGAGAAGATCCAGATCTTCCTTGCAAGGGACCTGATCCCTTCCAGACAGCACCTGGATGAGGATGAATATGTGGATGTGCAGCCCTATGACCTGGAGGAACTGAAAGAGAGGATCTTCGCCGGCCAGATCGAGGACGCCAAGACCATTGCGGCCCTTCTGGCCTATGAAGCAAAGTATCTAAGAGGGTAG
- a CDS encoding stage II sporulation protein M gives MRIRESKRCFILFCMLGFLAGILYTNLLSRDYIASMGSFSDYFLEQYGQTSIDGEEFLWFVLQKRSLPLILVCALGCTRLRRAVAVGFLAWTGFSGGILMTSAVLQTGIRGIFLCLAALFPHFLFYGAAWVILLWYFFQYPKVEWNRMKTLGFLLLTAVGVLLECYVNPVLLKWMIGSL, from the coding sequence GTGAGGATACGGGAGAGTAAGAGATGCTTCATTTTATTCTGTATGCTGGGATTTCTGGCGGGGATCCTGTATACCAATCTGTTGTCCCGGGATTATATTGCCAGCATGGGGAGTTTCAGCGATTATTTTCTGGAGCAGTACGGACAGACCAGTATTGACGGAGAGGAGTTTCTGTGGTTTGTCCTGCAAAAGAGGAGTCTTCCGCTGATCCTTGTCTGTGCCCTGGGCTGCACCAGGCTTCGAAGAGCGGTGGCGGTGGGGTTCCTGGCGTGGACAGGCTTTTCCGGCGGGATCCTGATGACCTCCGCAGTGCTGCAGACAGGGATCCGGGGGATCTTTTTGTGCCTGGCGGCTTTGTTTCCCCATTTCCTTTTCTACGGGGCGGCGTGGGTGATCCTTCTGTGGTACTTCTTCCAGTATCCGAAGGTGGAATGGAACCGGATGAAAACCCTGGGATTTCTTCTTCTTACGGCAGTGGGGGTGTTGCTGGAGTGCTATGTGAACCCGGTGCTCCTGAAGTGGATGATCGGAAGCTTATAA
- a CDS encoding flavin reductase: MNTKVFRNLSYGVYVISSLDGERPTGCIANSVMQITSSPATIALSMNHDNYTNSCIAASGMFAVSILSEESDPGLIGNFGFQSGKDVNKFDAADYRMESGLPIVTDSCGYIVCRVIDKMETSTHTVFLGEVIDGDVTGVNPPMTYAYYHQVVKGKSPKNAPTYLPEEDAPAAKEVWKCSVCGYVYDGETPFEELPDSYTCPICRQPKSKFQKVSS; the protein is encoded by the coding sequence ATGAATACCAAAGTGTTTCGCAATCTTTCTTACGGGGTCTATGTGATCTCTTCCCTGGACGGGGAGCGTCCCACCGGCTGTATCGCCAACAGCGTCATGCAGATCACTTCTTCCCCTGCCACCATCGCCCTCAGCATGAACCACGACAACTATACCAATTCCTGCATCGCCGCTTCTGGTATGTTTGCCGTCTCCATCCTGTCTGAGGAGTCGGATCCCGGCCTGATCGGCAACTTCGGCTTCCAGTCAGGAAAAGACGTAAATAAATTCGACGCTGCCGACTACCGGATGGAAAGCGGCCTCCCCATCGTCACCGATTCCTGCGGCTACATTGTCTGCCGGGTCATCGACAAGATGGAGACTTCTACCCACACCGTATTCCTGGGAGAAGTAATAGATGGGGACGTGACCGGAGTAAATCCTCCCATGACCTACGCGTATTACCATCAGGTGGTCAAGGGCAAGAGCCCCAAAAACGCGCCCACCTACCTGCCGGAAGAAGACGCTCCGGCCGCGAAGGAAGTCTGGAAATGCAGCGTCTGCGGCTACGTCTACGACGGGGAGACACCTTTTGAAGAGCTCCCGGATTCCTATACCTGCCCCATCTGCCGGCAGCCCAAATCCAAATTTCAGAAGGTTTCTTCATAA
- the argS gene encoding arginine--tRNA ligase, translating into MKKMVDLIGQELAEAFEKAGYDPSYAKVTLSDRPDLCEYQCNGAMAGARAYHKAPFMIAEDVIAHLEKQEWMEKVEVVKPGFINIHVNTDKTAAYLNAMKEEEELGLEKTDKPQTIVLDYGGPNVAKPLHVGHLRSAIIGESVKRIARRMGHKVLGDIHLGDWGYQMGLIITELQERQPDLPYFQKDYEGDYPMEAPFTIGELEEIYPAASARAKEDEEYRERALHATYLLQNGDRGCRAIWQHIMHVSVADLKKNYANLNVDFDLWKGESDAQADIPDMIRRLKEEGYAHTDQGALVIDVQEESDTKEVPPCMIQKSDGASLYGTTDLATLVQRERDYHPDQIIYVVDKRQELHFVQVFRAARKSGIVPEETRLRFLGFGTMNGKDGKPFKTREGGVMRLEVLISEIQEEMYKKITENRTVEEAEARQTAGIVGLSAIKYGDLSNQASKDYVFDVDRFTSFEGNTGPYILYTIVRIKSILNKYQAEGADPDKAVIRGTDEELTRALMLSCARYNEVIEGAYEELAPHKICAYIYDLANDFNRFYHETRILAEEDPKKKESYIALLVLTRKVLEACIDMLGFEAPERM; encoded by the coding sequence ATGAAGAAAATGGTGGACCTGATCGGACAGGAACTGGCGGAAGCCTTTGAGAAGGCCGGATACGACCCGTCTTACGCCAAGGTGACCCTCTCAGACCGCCCGGATCTGTGCGAGTATCAGTGCAACGGGGCCATGGCGGGGGCCAGAGCTTACCATAAGGCGCCTTTTATGATCGCGGAGGATGTGATCGCCCATCTTGAGAAGCAAGAATGGATGGAGAAGGTGGAGGTGGTGAAGCCGGGCTTCATCAACATCCATGTAAATACAGACAAGACGGCAGCCTACTTAAATGCCATGAAGGAGGAGGAAGAGCTGGGGCTTGAGAAGACAGATAAGCCTCAGACCATCGTTCTGGACTACGGCGGCCCCAATGTGGCCAAGCCTCTTCATGTGGGGCACCTTCGCTCGGCCATCATCGGGGAGAGTGTGAAAAGGATCGCCCGCCGGATGGGCCACAAGGTGCTGGGGGACATCCATCTGGGAGACTGGGGTTATCAGATGGGGCTTATTATCACCGAGCTTCAGGAGCGCCAGCCGGACCTTCCTTATTTTCAGAAGGATTATGAGGGGGACTATCCCATGGAAGCGCCCTTTACCATCGGAGAGCTGGAGGAGATCTATCCTGCGGCCAGCGCAAGGGCCAAAGAAGATGAAGAATACCGGGAGCGGGCGCTTCACGCCACCTACCTCCTGCAGAACGGAGACCGGGGCTGCCGGGCCATCTGGCAGCATATCATGCATGTTTCCGTGGCGGATCTGAAGAAGAACTATGCCAATCTGAATGTGGATTTTGACTTGTGGAAAGGGGAGTCTGACGCCCAGGCGGATATCCCGGATATGATCCGGCGGCTGAAGGAAGAGGGATATGCCCACACGGATCAGGGTGCTCTTGTGATCGATGTACAGGAGGAATCCGATACCAAGGAAGTGCCGCCCTGTATGATCCAGAAGTCAGACGGCGCCTCCCTCTACGGGACCACTGATCTTGCCACTCTGGTCCAGAGGGAGAGGGACTATCATCCGGATCAGATCATCTATGTGGTGGATAAGCGTCAGGAGCTGCATTTTGTCCAGGTGTTCCGGGCCGCCCGCAAGAGCGGGATCGTGCCGGAGGAGACCCGGCTTCGCTTCCTGGGATTCGGCACCATGAACGGCAAGGACGGGAAACCCTTCAAGACCAGGGAAGGCGGTGTGATGCGCCTGGAGGTCCTGATCTCAGAGATCCAGGAAGAGATGTACAAGAAGATCACGGAGAACCGTACGGTGGAGGAGGCGGAGGCAAGACAGACCGCCGGCATTGTAGGGCTTTCCGCCATCAAGTACGGAGATCTGTCCAACCAGGCTTCCAAGGATTACGTGTTCGACGTGGACCGGTTTACTTCTTTTGAGGGCAATACCGGACCCTATATCCTGTATACCATCGTGCGGATCAAATCCATCCTGAATAAATACCAGGCGGAGGGGGCTGACCCGGACAAGGCTGTGATCCGGGGGACGGACGAGGAACTGACCCGGGCTCTGATGCTTAGCTGCGCCCGGTACAACGAGGTGATCGAGGGAGCCTATGAGGAGCTGGCGCCCCACAAGATCTGCGCCTATATCTATGACCTGGCAAATGATTTCAACCGGTTCTACCATGAGACAAGAATCCTGGCAGAGGAAGATCCAAAGAAGAAGGAAAGCTATATCGCCCTTCTGGTGCTCACCAGGAAGGTACTGGAAGCCTGCATTGATATGCTGGGCTTTGAGGCTCCGGAGAGGATGTAG
- a CDS encoding alanine--tRNA ligase-related protein, with protein sequence MEKEKTTRRLYYEDSHQREFDGEVLACETEGKAFQVLLDQTAFFPEGGGQYADTGALNGVRVLDVKDRKGMIWHKTEGPLEPGTRVHGIIDWEQRFDRMQQHTGEHIVSGLVHQRFGYDNVGFHLGEDYCTMDFSGPITREELKEIEREANRAVFADLPVTVFYPSKEELEDLEYRSKIEIQGQVRLVSIPGYDLCACCAPHMAHTGEIGLIKLVNMINYKGGQRVTLLAGMRALKDYEEKEAGTKAISALLCAKEDQVAQAVEHLKEEQAALKQRQVALQRKLLRYLAQEILPEEPVTAVFPEDLEGDAPRELMNLVVERGANVCAVFVKTREGFRYVIGSREEDVRPLCRQLNEKFAGRGGGKPEMVQGSLTAGDKEEICAFCRDYTGA encoded by the coding sequence ATGGAGAAAGAGAAGACGACCAGGCGGCTGTATTATGAGGACAGCCATCAGAGAGAATTTGACGGAGAGGTACTGGCCTGTGAGACAGAGGGGAAAGCGTTCCAGGTGCTGCTGGACCAGACTGCTTTCTTCCCGGAAGGAGGCGGCCAGTACGCAGATACCGGTGCGCTGAACGGGGTCCGGGTGCTGGATGTAAAAGACCGGAAGGGGATGATCTGGCATAAGACGGAAGGACCTCTGGAGCCGGGGACCAGGGTTCACGGGATCATTGACTGGGAGCAGCGTTTTGACCGGATGCAGCAGCACACGGGGGAACACATTGTCTCCGGCCTGGTCCATCAGCGGTTTGGCTATGACAATGTAGGCTTCCATCTGGGGGAAGACTACTGTACCATGGATTTTAGCGGCCCTATTACCAGGGAAGAGTTAAAAGAGATCGAGAGAGAGGCCAACCGGGCAGTGTTCGCCGATCTCCCGGTGACCGTCTTCTATCCGTCGAAAGAGGAACTGGAAGACCTGGAATACCGCAGCAAGATTGAGATCCAGGGACAGGTGCGTCTGGTCTCCATCCCGGGATACGACCTGTGCGCCTGCTGCGCTCCCCATATGGCCCATACCGGGGAGATCGGCCTTATCAAGCTGGTAAATATGATCAATTACAAGGGAGGCCAGCGGGTGACGCTGCTGGCAGGAATGCGTGCCCTTAAGGACTATGAGGAGAAGGAGGCGGGGACCAAGGCGATCTCTGCCCTTCTGTGCGCCAAAGAGGATCAGGTTGCCCAGGCAGTGGAGCATCTGAAGGAGGAACAGGCGGCCCTGAAGCAGAGGCAGGTAGCCCTGCAGAGAAAGCTGCTTCGCTACCTTGCACAAGAGATCCTGCCGGAAGAGCCGGTGACGGCGGTATTTCCGGAGGACCTGGAAGGAGACGCCCCCCGGGAGCTGATGAACCTTGTGGTGGAAAGAGGCGCGAACGTCTGCGCTGTGTTTGTGAAGACCCGGGAGGGATTCCGTTATGTGATCGGAAGCCGCGAGGAAGACGTGCGGCCTTTGTGCCGGCAGCTTAACGAGAAGTTTGCCGGGAGAGGCGGCGGAAAGCCGGAGATGGTCCAGGGATCCCTGACGGCAGGAGACAAAGAAGAGATCTGTGCCTTTTGCCGGGACTACACCGGGGCGTAA